A stretch of the Sphingobacterium thalpophilum genome encodes the following:
- a CDS encoding helix-turn-helix domain-containing protein produces MSGAKDKISEYHLNKHQPKKPQFVVHDLAAYIEQHSEDVTHPHIHSFYQIIWFKRGSGKHFVDFSGYPVAENSIFFVAKDQVHYFDDKKNYEGVLIHFNEQFFVHGRGELEFFLKCNLFDNNYQAPYCRLESDTGEILDQYLRLIREELGGRIEDRFGSEELLRAYLVAFLIQIQRQKNLSERVSGMLSYRVDDKKMQLLKFLNLVDKHYTKGTTVTQYAQNLFISTRTLSALTNQLLGKNPSSIVQERIILEAQRLLLHSELNVSQIAFRLGFDDTSYFVKYFKKHTQISPAEFRKSIQ; encoded by the coding sequence ATGTCAGGAGCTAAAGATAAAATCAGCGAGTACCATCTGAATAAACATCAGCCTAAAAAGCCGCAATTTGTTGTACACGATCTTGCAGCATATATAGAGCAGCATAGTGAAGACGTTACTCACCCTCATATTCATAGCTTTTATCAGATTATCTGGTTTAAACGAGGATCAGGAAAGCATTTCGTGGATTTTAGCGGATATCCTGTGGCCGAAAATTCCATTTTTTTTGTAGCAAAGGATCAGGTACATTATTTTGACGACAAGAAAAATTACGAAGGTGTTCTCATTCATTTCAATGAGCAGTTTTTTGTGCATGGCAGGGGTGAATTAGAATTCTTTCTTAAATGTAATTTGTTTGATAACAACTATCAGGCGCCTTATTGTCGTCTGGAAAGCGACACCGGTGAAATATTAGATCAATATCTGCGTTTGATCCGAGAAGAGCTGGGAGGTAGGATTGAAGACCGATTTGGAAGTGAAGAACTGTTGCGTGCATATCTCGTCGCTTTTCTGATACAAATTCAACGCCAAAAGAATTTATCTGAAAGAGTGAGTGGGATGTTGTCCTATCGGGTGGATGATAAGAAAATGCAGCTGTTGAAATTTTTAAATCTCGTTGACAAGCATTATACGAAAGGTACCACAGTTACACAATATGCTCAGAACCTGTTCATTTCAACGAGAACATTGTCAGCGCTCACGAATCAGTTATTGGGTAAAAATCCTTCAAGTATTGTTCAGGAACGTATAATTCTCGAAGCACAACGTCTGCTTCTTCATTCCGAACTCAATGTCAGTCAGATCGCTTTCCGTCTAGGTTTTGATGATACATCCTATTTTGTAAAGTACTTTAAAAAGCATACCCAGATCTCACCGGCCGAATTCCGAAAATCCATCCAATAG
- a CDS encoding MFS transporter, which produces MVIATKWNNVFLLSSSQALYQTSSFIGATLSALVGLQLAPNESLATLPVSVVSLGTAVTMIPASLIMKKIGQRRTFMLGTWFGIIAGLLSFYGIITRSFSLFVAGTMLIGCYQGFAQYYRFAAADSVPAHNKGKAIAIVMAAGVAAAIVGPNLARYTQHMGSATSAYSFLSITILSLIAFFVIFSLKLQGPKAVSGSEPIRSGRSLKVIITQKNTITALISSAVGYSVMTMIMTATPIAMQHCGHSDSASATVIQWHLLGMFVPSFFTGTLIKKYGVNRVILLGIIILLIHLIFALTGTDFMHFISGLIFLGIGWNFMYIGGSALLTQVYLSEEKEKTQAFHDFLVFTVMSASSFSAGGILKYWGWQGVNIAVIPFLIIALMVMRFMANKASPVLISEL; this is translated from the coding sequence ATGGTTATTGCAACAAAATGGAATAATGTATTCCTGCTTTCATCTTCTCAAGCACTGTACCAGACCAGCTCCTTTATCGGTGCTACCCTGTCGGCATTAGTTGGACTACAGCTTGCTCCCAACGAGAGTCTCGCGACCTTACCCGTTTCGGTGGTTTCATTAGGTACCGCAGTGACGATGATACCCGCTTCATTGATCATGAAAAAGATTGGGCAACGCAGGACCTTTATGCTGGGAACTTGGTTTGGCATTATAGCAGGACTGCTTTCATTTTACGGAATTATCACCCGTTCGTTCAGTCTTTTTGTTGCTGGAACAATGCTGATCGGCTGCTATCAGGGCTTTGCCCAATACTATCGCTTTGCTGCAGCGGATTCGGTACCCGCGCATAACAAAGGAAAAGCTATTGCTATCGTTATGGCGGCGGGTGTGGCAGCAGCTATTGTAGGTCCCAATTTGGCACGCTATACGCAACATATGGGAAGTGCCACCTCTGCTTATTCATTCTTATCGATCACGATTTTGAGCTTGATTGCATTTTTTGTCATTTTCTCGCTGAAACTTCAAGGCCCAAAAGCAGTATCCGGCAGTGAACCTATAAGGTCAGGAAGGTCTTTAAAGGTAATTATAACTCAGAAAAACACGATAACAGCACTGATCTCTTCTGCCGTTGGTTATTCGGTCATGACGATGATCATGACGGCAACACCTATAGCCATGCAGCACTGTGGGCACTCTGACAGTGCTTCGGCGACCGTCATTCAATGGCATCTCCTAGGTATGTTTGTGCCGTCATTTTTCACAGGAACGCTGATCAAGAAATATGGTGTCAATAGGGTCATCCTCCTGGGCATCATTATCCTACTTATACACTTGATCTTTGCATTGACAGGAACGGATTTCATGCATTTTATCTCGGGGCTGATCTTTCTCGGCATAGGTTGGAATTTTATGTATATCGGCGGCTCTGCATTACTTACACAGGTATATCTGTCAGAGGAGAAAGAAAAAACACAGGCATTTCATGATTTTCTTGTTTTTACGGTCATGAGCGCATCAAGTTTCTCCGCAGGAGGTATCCTCAAATACTGGGGCTGGCAGGGTGTAAATATTGCGGTCATTCCTTTTCTCATCATTGCCCTCATGGTAATGCGGTTTATGGCAAACAAAGCTTCCCCTGTGCTGATCTCCGAACTTTGA
- a CDS encoding IS256 family transposase — translation MDKESLLNDKEFLKSFKDGLELQSFFRELQARAVSQMLEGEMDGHLGYEKHERSGQGNSRNGHTSKKVRGDQGDLEIQVPRDRDGTFNPIIVPKRKNMIDGVENVIVSLYAKGMSVSDIENMMRDVYGFDLSESTISRITDRVAGDVIAWQNRPLDNVYLIVWMDGIVFKVRENSKVVNKTIYLAVGLNRDGYKEVLGMWLGKNESASFWMGILTDLKSRGVEDMLITATDNLNGFSATIRSVFPECSTQVCVVHQIRNACRYVVWKDKKAFTADMKPIYDAPNKQAAQAALADFADRWESKYPYAIRSWRENWDELTVFYDFPLEIRRIIYTTNIIENMNGKIRKYTKNKLSFPSDDAVLKSVYLALREISKKWTMPIQNWGIILNQFLTLFEKRVQL, via the coding sequence ATTGACAAAGAGTCACTATTAAACGACAAGGAATTCTTAAAGAGTTTTAAGGACGGGTTAGAGCTGCAATCATTTTTCCGGGAATTACAGGCACGTGCAGTATCGCAGATGCTTGAAGGAGAAATGGACGGCCACCTTGGCTATGAAAAGCATGAGCGCAGTGGTCAGGGCAATTCCCGAAACGGGCATACCAGCAAAAAGGTTCGTGGGGATCAGGGAGATCTGGAAATTCAGGTCCCACGGGATCGCGATGGTACATTCAACCCCATTATCGTTCCCAAGCGCAAGAACATGATTGACGGAGTTGAGAACGTGATCGTTTCGCTATATGCCAAAGGCATGAGTGTTTCGGATATAGAAAATATGATGCGCGATGTGTACGGATTTGATCTTTCTGAATCGACGATTTCCAGGATTACTGACCGTGTGGCGGGCGATGTGATTGCCTGGCAAAACCGTCCGCTGGACAACGTATATCTGATTGTCTGGATGGATGGCATTGTCTTTAAGGTCAGGGAAAACTCCAAAGTGGTCAATAAGACCATTTATCTTGCTGTGGGCCTAAACAGGGATGGCTATAAAGAAGTCCTGGGCATGTGGCTGGGCAAGAATGAAAGTGCCAGTTTTTGGATGGGAATCCTGACAGACCTGAAATCCCGGGGCGTAGAGGATATGCTGATTACAGCGACCGATAATCTCAATGGTTTCTCCGCTACCATACGGAGTGTGTTTCCTGAGTGTAGTACCCAGGTCTGTGTTGTCCATCAGATCCGAAATGCCTGCAGATATGTTGTATGGAAGGATAAAAAGGCGTTTACAGCAGATATGAAGCCTATCTATGATGCTCCCAATAAACAGGCTGCACAGGCAGCGCTGGCAGATTTTGCCGATAGATGGGAATCCAAATATCCCTATGCCATAAGATCATGGCGGGAGAACTGGGACGAACTGACCGTCTTTTACGACTTCCCACTTGAGATCCGACGAATTATCTATACGACCAATATCATCGAAAACATGAATGGGAAGATCCGTAAATACACAAAGAATAAACTGTCATTTCCCAGCGATGATGCCGTTCTGAAATCTGTATATTTGGCTTTGAGAGAAATCTCTAAAAAGTGGACGATGCCTATTCAGAATTGGGGCATTATCCTAAATCAGTTCTTAACTTTATTTGAAAAAAGAGTCCAGTTATAA
- a CDS encoding FMN-dependent NADH-azoreductase, protein MKRILHLKSSLQGNDSYSIKLGTAIVEKINQKYPGSILEELNLVDPEIPHLSPAVLRTFFMPEDQLSEEDKQAISLSNTLVKQLLSADIIVIGAPLINFTIHSALKAWIDHITRAGITFGYTDAGPVGKVTGKKVYVAMSSGGVYSEGPGKSNDFVAPYLQAFLGALGMTDITVFRAEGLKVTGVKEHAMEKAINSIYID, encoded by the coding sequence ATGAAACGCATTTTGCATTTAAAGTCCAGTTTACAAGGAAATGATTCGTATAGCATCAAACTGGGCACCGCTATTGTCGAGAAGATCAATCAAAAATACCCAGGGAGCATCCTGGAGGAATTAAACTTGGTGGATCCGGAGATTCCACACCTAAGTCCTGCGGTTCTCCGTACGTTTTTTATGCCGGAGGATCAGCTTTCCGAAGAAGATAAACAAGCTATCAGCCTGTCCAATACACTTGTTAAACAGCTTCTATCAGCAGATATTATCGTTATCGGTGCTCCATTGATCAACTTTACGATTCATTCTGCACTTAAAGCTTGGATCGACCATATAACACGGGCGGGAATCACTTTTGGTTATACTGACGCCGGCCCAGTTGGTAAGGTTACAGGAAAAAAAGTGTATGTCGCGATGTCCTCTGGAGGTGTTTATTCCGAAGGGCCCGGCAAATCCAACGACTTCGTGGCACCCTATCTGCAAGCTTTTCTTGGCGCTTTGGGGATGACTGACATTACCGTGTTCCGTGCGGAAGGACTAAAAGTGACGGGAGTAAAGGAACATGCCATGGAAAAAGCAATAAACAGTATCTATATTGACTAA
- a CDS encoding NAD(P)-dependent oxidoreductase: METLKKQISIIGLGPMGIKIAQLYQQQGFKVTVFNRTASKADVLIRDGASYAATIEEAIASSPVSIVIVHDYAISSTLFSTIKNESVLSGRTILQLTTGTSQEARDSEDWFNRRHAAYIDGAIQVAPEQMAQPDTTILLAGSKATYAKIEETLKVLGGNLKYLGENIGAAAALDTATLSYIYGAAMGFFHGAVIAEAENFNVADYGNIIAEIAPGMGEFLKHEGKVISNNDFKISQSPLAISVGATKRILDTARESGINSEFPEFAARWLQRAKDAGYEQEEFAAVIKTLRRT, from the coding sequence ATGGAAACATTAAAAAAACAAATCAGCATCATAGGCCTAGGACCTATGGGTATAAAGATTGCACAATTGTATCAACAACAGGGTTTTAAGGTTACGGTATTCAACCGTACAGCATCCAAAGCAGATGTGCTGATCAGAGACGGTGCCAGCTATGCCGCCACCATAGAAGAGGCCATAGCTTCCAGTCCGGTGAGCATAGTTATTGTGCACGATTATGCGATATCATCAACACTCTTTTCAACGATTAAAAATGAAAGCGTTTTGTCTGGAAGGACCATCCTGCAGCTGACCACGGGCACTTCTCAGGAAGCACGTGACAGCGAAGACTGGTTCAACAGGAGACATGCAGCCTATATTGACGGGGCTATACAGGTGGCACCCGAACAGATGGCCCAGCCGGATACCACGATATTATTGGCCGGCAGTAAGGCGACGTATGCGAAAATCGAAGAAACACTAAAAGTTCTGGGCGGAAATTTAAAATATCTTGGCGAAAATATAGGGGCTGCCGCAGCGTTGGACACCGCTACATTATCTTATATCTATGGGGCCGCAATGGGTTTCTTTCATGGGGCAGTAATTGCAGAAGCGGAAAATTTCAATGTGGCTGATTATGGAAATATTATCGCAGAGATCGCCCCCGGAATGGGTGAATTTTTAAAACATGAGGGTAAAGTCATCAGCAATAACGACTTTAAAATCTCCCAAAGCCCACTTGCCATCTCCGTCGGTGCTACAAAACGAATCCTGGATACCGCGCGCGAAAGCGGTATAAACAGCGAGTTTCCAGAATTCGCCGCTCGCTGGTTGCAGCGGGCAAAGGATGCAGGCTACGAACAGGAAGAGTTTGCTGCTGTGATTAAAACGCTAAGGCGTACATAG
- a CDS encoding winged helix-turn-helix transcriptional regulator → MYSRKIPEDLDCGIVVTMKIIGGKWKACILDAIHKGIKRPSELHRSIAEASPRVINMQLHELEVAGVVDKEIYPGLPLRVEYYLTSLGVSLLPVISIINEWGVEHKHRVENLDETNRAKELSK, encoded by the coding sequence ATGTATAGCAGAAAGATTCCGGAAGATTTGGACTGTGGCATAGTCGTCACCATGAAGATCATTGGCGGAAAATGGAAGGCCTGTATATTAGATGCCATTCATAAAGGAATAAAACGCCCGAGTGAATTACATCGTTCTATTGCCGAAGCAAGTCCTAGAGTGATTAACATGCAACTTCACGAGCTTGAGGTGGCCGGTGTCGTAGACAAGGAAATCTATCCGGGGCTGCCGCTTAGAGTAGAATACTATCTTACTTCATTGGGCGTCAGTTTATTGCCAGTGATCTCGATTATCAATGAATGGGGGGTCGAACATAAGCACCGGGTCGAAAATTTGGACGAGACCAATAGGGCTAAGGAACTGTCCAAATAA
- a CDS encoding PLDc N-terminal domain-containing protein has protein sequence MFFLICIIAPFLYSIYHVSRNKNLNSYRKTIWILALVFASFVGLSLYWIYGRNVYHNTRNRKT, from the coding sequence ATGTTTTTTCTCATATGCATAATCGCTCCGTTTTTATATTCAATCTACCATGTATCGAGGAATAAGAACTTGAATAGTTATAGAAAGACGATCTGGATACTCGCCCTTGTATTTGCTTCCTTTGTCGGATTGTCGCTTTATTGGATATATGGTAGAAATGTATATCATAACACAAGAAATAGGAAGACGTAA
- a CDS encoding GNAT family N-acetyltransferase — MNSGYLKGLSSATDKHTLNLVNDQVVLCPLTEADADFFYAIYSHPQLAVNFDESPFLENETAIGFTKRIISVCEYNFTIRSTENPQIIIGDCALHHWDQTTEQIAIGGSLLPEYWGKGFMQAAFGLLFLLAKENLGVKSIVAVTTTRNHKAIRLAEKMGFKKIEANEVDTVLRKEL; from the coding sequence ATGAACTCTGGATATTTAAAAGGTCTGTCTTCTGCAACAGATAAACATACTTTAAACTTAGTTAATGATCAAGTGGTCCTATGCCCGTTGACAGAGGCTGACGCTGATTTTTTTTATGCGATTTACTCCCATCCACAGCTGGCTGTTAATTTTGATGAAAGCCCTTTTTTAGAGAATGAGACGGCAATAGGGTTTACCAAGCGTATAATTTCCGTGTGTGAATATAACTTCACCATCAGGTCGACAGAAAACCCTCAGATTATTATTGGAGACTGTGCCCTGCACCATTGGGATCAGACCACTGAGCAAATTGCCATTGGCGGTTCATTGCTTCCCGAATACTGGGGCAAAGGATTTATGCAGGCGGCATTTGGGCTGCTCTTTTTACTTGCAAAAGAAAACTTGGGCGTCAAGAGCATTGTAGCAGTTACGACAACCCGAAACCATAAGGCAATACGGCTTGCTGAAAAAATGGGATTTAAAAAAATTGAAGCAAACGAAGTTGACACTGTCTTGCGGAAAGAGCTTTGA
- a CDS encoding NmrA family NAD(P)-binding protein has translation MKKILITGATGKQGSAAAYELLKNNFEIYALTRDPQSLQAVSLEKAGAMLIKGDLEDAEGLKDILKKVDGLYLVLPPVWVSSKETDEKEAEIGIQTIRLAKEQGVKFVLYSSVLGSDKQDSFRPKFKFTIEKYLLESGLKASVIRPATFMENLLLPSFGLGEGKFINPLPEGRAISWVSTNDIGTFVRIIFQNYQEFDGKTIDFGGDLYTPKQIVQLLESKLQQAINLVQVPLEILYQQSETFAKLVEMIDREGYDPIDYQFLSSWMPKLTGFGEWLEETGIEKIRELQTVSH, from the coding sequence ATGAAAAAAATACTAATTACAGGTGCCACAGGAAAGCAAGGCAGTGCTGCGGCATATGAATTGCTAAAAAATAATTTTGAAATATATGCACTGACAAGAGATCCTCAATCTCTACAAGCTGTCAGCTTAGAAAAAGCTGGTGCAATGCTGATAAAAGGCGATCTGGAAGACGCGGAAGGATTGAAGGACATCCTAAAAAAAGTTGATGGGCTTTATCTGGTCCTTCCTCCTGTATGGGTCTCGAGCAAAGAAACAGATGAAAAAGAAGCAGAAATCGGAATACAGACAATCAGACTAGCCAAGGAACAGGGCGTCAAATTTGTGCTGTATTCTTCAGTTCTAGGATCGGATAAGCAGGATTCATTCAGACCAAAATTTAAATTTACCATCGAAAAATATCTACTGGAAAGTGGGCTAAAAGCGTCCGTGATCAGACCTGCCACATTTATGGAAAATCTACTTTTGCCGAGTTTCGGCTTAGGAGAAGGTAAGTTTATCAATCCCTTGCCTGAAGGCAGGGCAATCTCCTGGGTAAGCACCAATGACATCGGAACTTTTGTACGAATAATATTTCAGAATTACCAGGAATTCGACGGCAAAACGATTGACTTTGGAGGGGACCTTTACACACCTAAACAAATTGTACAGCTATTGGAATCTAAATTGCAGCAAGCAATCAATCTTGTACAGGTACCTTTGGAAATACTTTACCAGCAAAGTGAAACATTTGCAAAGCTGGTTGAAATGATCGACAGAGAAGGTTATGACCCCATTGATTATCAATTTTTATCCTCCTGGATGCCCAAACTCACAGGATTTGGGGAGTGGCTGGAAGAAACAGGGATCGAAAAAATAAGGGAATTACAAACGGTCAGCCATTAA
- a CDS encoding winged helix-turn-helix transcriptional regulator — translation MEKKVKPCIGDERILKQRFLALRDTLDLLSGKWRFCILLNLHYYQKLRFKDFFEVSKGISPKVLTSELATLEAHLLIEKNIEFTPTKDIAYYRLTEHAQEIWHVLNTLIEFGLSNRKEVIRSLHQHEE, via the coding sequence ATGGAAAAAAAAGTAAAACCTTGTATAGGGGATGAAAGAATTTTGAAGCAGCGATTTTTAGCTTTGCGAGATACCTTGGATTTATTGAGCGGAAAATGGCGCTTTTGCATCCTTTTAAACTTACATTATTATCAAAAATTACGGTTTAAAGATTTCTTTGAGGTGTCCAAAGGTATCTCTCCGAAAGTATTAACGTCTGAGCTCGCGACATTGGAAGCCCATCTGCTGATCGAAAAAAATATTGAATTTACCCCCACGAAAGATATTGCTTATTACCGATTAACCGAACACGCACAGGAAATTTGGCATGTCCTGAATACATTGATTGAGTTTGGTCTCTCCAACCGTAAGGAAGTAATCCGGTCGCTGCATCAGCATGAAGAGTAA
- a CDS encoding DUF2798 domain-containing protein — MVNFRKDGRHKMVSTFFVVLPTTFIMSVVSSVMKARTVENWTGELLKSWLISLPIVYVCVLLLLPLANKLAGKLVDRKVNV, encoded by the coding sequence ATGGTAAATTTTAGGAAAGATGGACGCCACAAGATGGTGAGCACCTTTTTTGTGGTGTTGCCGACAACGTTTATAATGTCTGTCGTATCCAGTGTTATGAAGGCGCGGACGGTTGAGAACTGGACCGGTGAACTTCTTAAATCGTGGCTTATCTCACTACCTATTGTGTATGTATGCGTACTGCTCTTATTGCCGCTTGCCAATAAATTGGCGGGCAAGCTTGTAGATAGGAAAGTAAATGTATAA
- a CDS encoding nuclear transport factor 2 family protein, giving the protein MKLTNRDKAEAIQNSIETETLSELGLINPHSYKQHNPHVATGLQAILDLHEQMPMDKVYTNVVRKFQDGDFGFVHVDYFLFEPTIAFDIHRFENGVSVEHWDNLQLNPKKLNKSGRTMTDGKTKAIDHHKTEQNKSLVTGYVQDILIDRKLELLPKYFKADKLIQHNPDMGDGVQEFLHVLEQWENEGKPQTYIKLHKVLGEGNFVLALSEGFFKGDHVAFYDLYRVEDDKIVEHWDVIEAIPEPEKRKNDNGKF; this is encoded by the coding sequence ATGAAATTAACAAATAGAGACAAAGCTGAAGCTATACAAAATAGCATCGAGACCGAAACATTATCCGAACTGGGATTGATCAACCCGCACTCGTATAAGCAGCACAACCCACACGTAGCCACGGGACTACAGGCAATTTTGGATCTGCATGAGCAAATGCCCATGGATAAGGTCTATACGAATGTTGTTCGAAAATTTCAGGATGGCGATTTCGGATTTGTCCATGTCGACTATTTCCTTTTTGAACCTACAATCGCTTTTGATATCCACCGGTTTGAAAATGGTGTCAGCGTCGAACATTGGGACAACCTTCAGCTCAACCCAAAAAAATTGAACAAAAGCGGGAGAACAATGACTGACGGAAAAACCAAGGCGATAGATCACCATAAAACTGAACAAAACAAAAGCCTTGTAACCGGGTATGTTCAAGACATCCTTATCGACAGAAAGTTGGAGCTATTGCCAAAATATTTCAAGGCGGACAAACTGATTCAACATAACCCCGATATGGGCGACGGCGTACAGGAATTTCTGCATGTATTGGAACAATGGGAGAATGAAGGCAAGCCTCAAACGTACATCAAACTGCATAAAGTACTGGGCGAGGGAAACTTTGTCCTTGCTCTGAGTGAAGGCTTTTTTAAAGGGGACCATGTGGCATTCTACGACCTGTATAGGGTCGAAGATGATAAAATCGTGGAGCATTGGGATGTCATTGAAGCAATACCTGAACCCGAAAAACGTAAAAATGATAATGGTAAATTTTAG